From a single Triplophysa rosa linkage group LG17, Trosa_1v2, whole genome shotgun sequence genomic region:
- the cep350 gene encoding centrosome-associated protein 350 isoform X4 codes for MWSRLQSEGGPAASVSSQSALAGPDNRREISNAWNSLNQTKAALRHIENRLEAAPGTGVLLDSVLDTKKASVSGRRKISRRDGHHMEESGSKSRTRSRRSPDKSSRSPLRNSTLDNNTMRPSAVEFREPLASYREASPLPVSQTHSEPDTLLLPTEMGVSHPDLSLNQLVCQRDTRDMQNAELDSTRSSAVDNTSVRYLNDLSALSAIHQPDPPTSGSEVKPRTHLQTSRSVSQRLENLRRWLPNEQLNEKICRHMGHLEETSNRNNLLGYLEQPVGIGAAGHTTVPTVKVRKVAQAPPAPIYKGFNTSETKIRTPNGKVWAEEDFQSFSREIYKDLTQRLTADGTKPKQRPAERERTKEKKPSKPVRKVHRSSSAPDSNDKPAISTSAWRDGQKLVKMMLGPAPRIPSEPRAQSTERQTRTDPVLRSTSDTHLERGRRSRPNSTEKPRNQVLPKEPAGLSRSAGGARGKSPSTDLLSADIRSILDDLQLGEESSRTVEPRVRSSTRVSRSASPAKTAKRSEQPVQPVQKKRHYDAEAVRMYITQKQEERKKRQAEERKAQREEEEKRNKRLQELYRRQRSGAARGPVAPAGPIKKRLHETYTKLEQTQLVEEINAAAAAAEAAAVTEISPRYRPAYQPSGESDKENKRHDRPQSTTSSSDLSLPEQRQPPFSRNELGFAGSSWLHSDHRNTLIKGSNSLATPSGHIFSQLLELDTDPSRPERASRSAPLAFSSDTGRKMSRIEALKATAASLSNRIESEARKLAGTGINYGCARDMGIGLSLPTDKRWANPVSPPVRENPTDSGDLEKRIQRLFAAGQSTYEDALPGVGNLHGFRKRTTPGNKPHSTPTTSGLAFRNNHKMSSPLKADAQEVALDSSGGSISEGPLLSEGSMSEDEDDLQELPSSSHRVGNMGYSAVLRNGDPISHFQKEAEKHLPFSPSTLVRESNGPWEELAKGSPHSVINIFTKNMPSYGKVLEERGGKSSPALRSGANSLDEMAYEDDFISSRGSSQSASKRSPNGLSNGYGHFSPLDEMLSGRSASDKRGGERSHRSPSITPLSSPHSASSESKRATERSLLEEHRNTFSALSDIPAEGFNRNGSKKSSSRSSNRSMDTDSTLGGASVHSIHSLSFDGKKSPRSPSMTPAAGSPAGSGSSRLSRGDGTPIRGSAQGLSPPHTALPSSSSSSSSVVRAKSNPSSHSPRAEHRTPASAELQFAPGVLQQRLSVELCYLEAVEESVRQLSDVERVRGVSLAQQETVSLAQILKSQQQRHEHELNLLRMKAEQEALETQHQLEESRQRAARAHAELQESFLQSQQQALGGLHESANKMIHQQAEATRHTAETARHIKEMTELARSQIAGALSVPGPSLTPLYDQQKPHNHSSKQLQTHPHTDSLTNDSSRDSETETPPDSLSGSIPSRRPTISGGGSSSAQLSPSHYDQKEKQEKDRSSSSVEDLAHTAADESFRSDSIHSLLEEKADSASIATEYSVKFEDSMTEDEIEEKSFRSLLPSEAHRRESLDRKPSPHPESDDDHRHDRTSPRESSKQEGSTPFSSGQDSFSKFTMDLVRQYMKEEEVRAQHQNSLLRLRQKALREKTKAELAWLEHQKRRLRDKGEDDKMPPLRKRQRGLIMKLQQEQAEIKRLQEANKAARRERQLLLKQQEEIERMRNSTLRLKERLKKSGDANLESPVSGVAEESAPPSVIVTDAETRSPSPLSVSGSETSSIMQKLKKMRIHMDEKHCSPVHYFFSVFTAHHWACLSVCLPKLHPKFQLFIYSQLVRFLTKREQQLMQRRKHAEELLEWRQRLDAEEAEVRRMEKQALAAWEKQQQARIKTPPQKQPRSRESERSKSSRGQAGSEDDSPALSVSSVHTDLSVPEQLASLSSDRPLSELPSPHMAGSPAPDTIYSPEFHTTDSKQSPPGKASLSSVRHPDGSQTGTVASPSGSCSRMQVHSGFKSSDPHISDPHSATPSETASDQSDIESRIRALKDELRKRKTVVYQLKKEQKKRHKERLKAQEASLLKQLESYNDFIQKTKAELSKEPDNTPTTKPQIKTPTSATEKPRIKPPPLQRPETSKNWKIVTESEKSVPTETSAEKDDVGPSEHHKYTSQHEDFTSDEDPPTVTPTPVVGSPEHMDDLRSLHSPDLPSHHLEDAPPLLEHLVRTGASDHLSGDESMVSSQKSDIMEELEYVKSEVSESDISDQHSDPQLKLDLESQILKDVDVKTEEERLSGKDEKPAFQIVVDVGESSRFEMDINASPTEESKDLDYPLAEKMPSVMDRSYTPDFMLSKKEDSPKIKETPSPGDGYNDDFDSSFESFKEDIHESKPASPSSPEPKKSSYKSPTYSSEEEIEEELSIRSGSTNGSFQAESHADFNRLGKVSKEDVYSSSKCPASPQEPTLPINDELPSFCVGDRVLVSNVQPGTLRFKGQTNFANGFWAGVELDNPEGSNKGTYDGVVYFECRENHGIFAPPDKISRLPEKFEASADTEDEDSSFDDQLNKKPNCSEKKEEHRNLQNMKGQKSDLELHPESKEPSGEPFKPNFEQNNLDSNDIDFNIEDFDKGPHTVPNGRGIILEFGEASVDEEVPFLNNLDKWLSKKQKQENEQTAVILDLLEEDEKSRVDGLPKSTDISIEEASVDTREDLNNKRALTTLADKLVENFLSDAVNQFQKIKKDKEEKLSAANQLKRDFINEDDGLRSNNFKSQNRSNTRTDNFRTFFDEDQEELSSPEHCNRPESPFLGTSGQEELAKRLTELELSRELFDSLGDDQDWFDEDFGLSSRKQQQQKQKQQKDGISTSLSSGEQTKTPPRPELPLQMKQPEEPAMIVPHTVQEVKKLVGAATLEIWKSCKLGNGRPSLAGVPKPQPSDNFLGEDAKANDQESQCKQSYKLAVFDLSWEVIKDIYAEDPKVDQPQWMKPHRLNSNYFHRVKCPNDITTVQEFVTVEVLKLCGLRKEQNQKTDWQKMIKFGRKKRDRVDHILVQELHEDESQWVNYDEDELFVKMQLADGIFDALLKDTADVLTQIQENRSKRTL; via the exons ATGTGGAGTCGCTTGCAAAGTGAGGGAGGGCCGGCAGCCAGCGTCTCTTCCCAGTCTGCCCTTGCTGGGCCAGACAACAGGAGAG AGATATCAAATGCCTGGAATAGTCTAAACCAGACCAAAGCAGCA TTACGTCACATTGAGAATCGTCTGGAGGCAGCACCAGGTACAGGAGTGCTTCTGGATTCGGTGCTGGACACAAAAAAAGCATCTGTTAGTGGCAGACGGAAAATAAGCCGCAGAG ATGGGCATCATATGGAGGAAAGTGGGTCCAAGTCCAGAACCCGGAGTCGTCGCAGTCCAGACAAAAGTTCCCGCAGTCCCCTAAGGAACAGCACTCTGGACAACAACACCATGAGGCCCAGCGCTGTGGAGTTCAGAGAACCACTCGCTTCATACAG GGAAGCATCTCCACTGCCAGTGTCCCAGACCCACTCTGAACCAGACACCCTGTTGTTACCAACAGAGATGGGCGTCTCTCACCCAGATCTTTCTTTAAACCAACTGGTGTGTCAGCGGGACACCAGAGACATGCAGAATGCAGAGCTGGACAGCACACGCTCCTCAGCAGTAGACAACACATCTGTACGCTACCTCAACGATCTGTCTGCTCTCAGTGCTATTCATCAGCCTGATCCACCCACATCAGGGTCAGAGGTTAAGCCCAGAACACACTTACAGACGTCTCGCTCTGTCTCGCAGCGGTTGGAGAACCTCCGACGGTGGCTACCTAATGAACAGCTGAATGAAAAAATCTGCAGACATATGGGACATTTGGAAGAAACGTCAAATAGGAATAACCTGCTGGGGTACCTGGAGCAGCCTGTGGGAATTGGGGCAGCGGGACACACTACTGTACCTACTGTAAAAGTTCGGAAAGTGGCCCAAGCTCCTCCGGCACCCATTTATAAAG GATTTAACACCAGTGAGACGAAGATTCGCACACCTAATGGGAAAGTGTGGGCAGAAGAGGACTTCCAGAGCTTTAGCCGGGAAATATACAAAGACCTAACACAACGTCTCACAG CAGACGGCACAAAACCAAAGCAGAGACCTGCAGAGCGAGAGAGGACGAAAGAGAAGAAACCATCCAAACCTGTGAGGAAAGTGCACAGGTCTTCTTCAGCACCAGACTCGAACGATAAACCAG CGATCAGCACGTCAGCATGGCGAGATGGGCAGAAGCTGGTCAAGATGATGCTTGGCCCTGCGCCACGGATACCCAGCGAGCCTCGGGCACAGtccacagagagacagacgagAACAG ACCCTGTCCTTCGCTCCACCTCTGATACTCATCTGGAGCGGGGTCGACGTTCAAGACCCAACAGCACGGAAAAACCTCGCAATCAAGTACTTCCCAAGGAGCCGGCTGGGCTCTCCAGATCAGCAGGGGGAGCTAGAGGAAAGTCTCCCAGTACTGACCTGCTGTCCGCTGACATCCGTAGCATTCTAGATGACCTGCAGTTAGGAGAGGAAAGCAGCAGGACGGTGGAGCCCAGGGTACGTTCCTCAACTCGGGTGTCCCGCAGTGCCAGTCCTGCCAAGACGGCCAAGAGGTCAGAACAGCCTGTGCAGCCAGTGCAGAAGAAGCGGCACTATGATGCAGAGGCAGTGCGCATGTACATCACTCAAAAACAAGAAGAGCGTAAAAAGCGGCAAGCAGAGGAGAGGAAAGCTCAGAGGgaggaggaagagaagaggaatAAAAGGTTACAAGAGCTCTATAGGAGACAAAGATCAGGGGCCGCAAGGGGCCCAGTGGCACCTGCAGGGCCAATAAAGAAACGGCTTCATGAAACGTACACCAAACTGGAACAGACTCAGCTCGTGGAAGAGATCAACGCTGCTGCTGCTGCGGCTGAGGCTGCTGCTGTGACAGAAATCAGCCCGAGG TATAGACCAGCATATCAGCCGTCTGGAGAGTctgataaagaaaacaaaagacacgATCGACCTCAGAGTACCACCTCCAGCAGCGATCTGTCCCTTCCGGAGCAACGCCAGCCCCCGTTCTCTAG GAATGAGTTGGGATTTGCAGGGTCATCCTGGCTCCATTCTGACCACCGTAATACTCTAATAAAGGGCAGCAACTCTTTGGCGACCCCCTCTGGCCACATCTTTTCTCAGCTCTTGGAACTTGATACAGACCCTTCAAGACCTGAGAGGGCATCTAGATCTGCGCCTCTTGCATTTTCTTCGGACACAGGCCGGAAAATGAGCCGCATCGAGGCCCTCAAGGCCACCGCTGCCTCACTGTCAAACCGTATAGAGAGTGAAGCACGTAAACTAGCCGGTACCGGAATAAATTATGGTTGTGCCAGAGACATGGGAATAGGTCTTTCGCTCCCAACCGATAAACGCTGGGCAAACCCTGTCAGTCCACCTGTCAGAGAGAATCCAACAGATTCTGGTGATCTGGAGAAGAGGATTCAAAGACTGTTCGCTGCAGGTCAAAGCACCTATGAAGATGCGTTACCAGGTGTTGGCAACCTACACGGCTTTAGGAAGAGGACGACACCTGGGAACAAACCCCACTCAACACCCACAACCTCAGGTCTCGCTTTTAGAAACAATCACAAGATGTCTTCTCCTCTGAAGGCTGATGCCCAAGAAGTTGCTTTAGACTCCAGTGGAGGTTCTATCAGTGAAGGTCCTCTGCTGAGTGAAGGAAGCATGTCGGAAGATGAGGATGACCTGCAAGAACTGCCCAGTTCCAGTCACAGAGTGGGAAACATGGGGTACAGTGCAGTTCTTCGGAATGGAGACCCAATTTCACACTTCCAGAAAGAGGCAGAGAAGCACCTTCCGTTTAGTCCATCCACTCTGGTACGAGAGAGCAATGGACCGTGGGAAGAACTTGCCAAAGGGAGCCCACATAGTGTTATCAACATTTTCACCAAGAACATGCCCAGTTATGGCAAAG TACTTGAAGAGAGGGGAGGGAAGAGTTCCCCAGCCCTCCGCTCTGGTGCCAACTCATTGGATGAAATGGCTTATGAGGATGACTTCATTTCCTCCCGTGGCAGTAGCCAATCAGCATCCAAGAGAAGTCCTAACGGCCTCAG TAATGGCTATGGTCACTTCAGTCCCCTTGATGAGATGCTAAGTGGTAGATCTGCAAGTGATAAGAGAGGTGGAGAGAGATCTCACCGTTCGCCCAGCATCACACCCCTCTCTTCCCCACACTCTGCCAGCTCAGAAAGCAAAAGAG CCACAGAAAGGAGCCTGCTGGAGGAGCATAGAAACACATTCTCGGCTCTATCTGATATCCCTGCTGAGGGTTTTAACAGAAATGGCTCAAAGAAATCATCCAGTCGCAGCTCTAACAGAAGCATGGATACAGACAGCACACTAGGGGGCGCCTCAGTCCACTCCATCCACAG TCTTTCCTTTGATGGAAAGAAATCTCCCAGAAGCCCCAGTATGACACCTGCTGCTGGTTCTCCAGCCGGCTCTGGTTCTTCACGGCTGTCTCGGGGTGATGGTACCCCCATCAGAGGGTCTGCCCAGGGTTTAAGCCCCCCACACACTGCCCTGCCTAGttcctcctcatcctcctctTCAGTCGTCAGAGCTAAATCCAACCCTTCGTCTCACAGCCCCAGAGCAGAGCACAGGACTCCAG CCTCAGCAGAGCTGCAGTTTGCTCCTGGGGTCCTGCAGCAGCGACTGTCTGTCGAGCTCTGTTACCTGGAAGCGGTGGAAGAGTCAGTGCGACAGCTCAGTGATGTGGAGAGAGTAAGAGGCGTGTCTCTCGCGCAACAGGAAACGGTTTCACTCGCTCAGATTCTAAAG TCCCAGCAGCAAAGGCATGAGCATGAACTGAACCTGCTGAGGATGAAGGCGGAGCAAGAAGCTCTGGAAACACAGCATCAGCTGGAGGAGAGCAGGCAGAGAGCTGCGCGG GCCCACGCCGAGCTGCAGGAGAGTTTTCTTCAGTCTCAACAGCAGGCGTTAGGAGGCCTCCATGAGTCCGCGAACAAGATGATCCATCAGCAGGCAGAGGCTACGCGCCATACAGCTGAAACGGCACGACACATCAAAGAA atgaCTGAACTGGCTCGATCACAGATTGCAGGAGCATTGAGTGTTCCTGGCCCCTCTCTTACACCTCTGTACGATCAGCAAAAACCGCACAACCACAGCTCGAAACAGCTTCAGACACACCCCCACACGGACAG CTTAACGAACGATTCGTCGCGAGACTCAGAGACTGAGACACCACCAGACAGCCTTTCAGGGTCCATCCCTTCTAGGAGACCCACCATCAG TGGTGGCGGCAGCAGTAGTGCCCAGTTGAGCCCATCTCATTATGATCAGAAGGAGAAGCAAGAGAAAGACAGAAGCAGCAGTTCAGTGGAGGATCTGGCTCACACAGCTGCCGATGAGTCCTTTCGCTCAGACAGCATTCACAGCCTGCTTGAGGAGAAAG CGGACAGCGCCTCAATCGCCACAGAGTACTCTGTAAAGTTTGAGGACTCGATGACTGAGGATGAGATCGAGGAAAAATCATTCCGTTCTCTACTGCCATCAGAGGCCCATCGTCGTGAATCGCTGGACAGGAAACCCAGTCCTCATCCTGAGTCTGATGATGACCACCGCCATGACAGAACCAGCCCCAGAGAGAGTTCAAAG CAGGAGGGCAGCACGCCTTTCTCCAGCGGTCAGGACAGCTTCTCCAAGTTCACCATGGACCTGGTGCGTCAGTACATGAAAGAGGAGGAGGTTCGCGCTCAGCACCAGAATTCACTGCTTCGTCTGCGCCAGAAAGCCCTCAGAGAAAAGACCAAAGCTGAACTGGCCTGGCTGGAACATCAGAAGAG GCGTCTCCGAGATAAAGGAGAAGACGATAAGATGCCACCCCTCCGTAAGAGACAGAGAGGCCTAATAATGAAACTCCAACAGGAACAG GCGGAGATTAAACGGCTGCAGGAGGCCAATAAAGCagcgaggagagagagacagttgCTCCTCAAACAGCAGGAGGAGATCGAGAGAATGAGAAACTCGACCCTCAGATTGAAAGAGCGACTGAAAAAATCTGGAGACGCAAACCTG GAATCACCTGTGTCAGGTGTGGCAGAGGAGTCTGCTCCGCCCAGTGTCATAGTAACAGATGCAGAGACACGGAGCCCCTCCCCCTTGTCTGTGTCAGGCAGTGAAACCAGCAGCATCATGCAGAAACTGAAAAAGATGCGCATTCACATGGACGAGAA ACACTGCTCTCCTGTCCATTATTTCTTCTCTGTCTTCACGGCTCATCATTgggcctgtctgtctgtctgtctcccaaAACTCCACCCCAAATTCCAGCTCTTTATCTACAGCCAATTGGTCAG gtTTCTCACTAAGAGAGAGCAGCAGTTGATGCAGAGACGAAAACATGCAGAAGAACTGTTGGAGTGGCGACAGCGTTTGGATGCAGAGGAAGCAGAAGTGCGGCGTATGGAGAAACAGGCCCTTGCGGCCTGGGAGAAACAGCAGCAGGCACGCATCAAAACGCCACCGCAGAAGCAACCGCGCAGCCGGGAGAGCGAACGCAGTAAGAGTTCCAGAGGACAAG CAGGCAGTGAGGATGACTCCCCGGCGTTGTCCGTGTCCAGCGTGCACACAGATCTATCTGTTCCAGAGCAGTTGGCCAGTCTTTCTTCAGACCGTCCCCTCTCTGAGCTCCCCTCCCCGCATATGGCCGGCAGCCCTGCTCCTGATACCATCTACTCACCTGAGTTCCACACTACAGACAGCAAACAG TCTCCTCCAGGGAAAGCCAGCCTCAGCTCTGTTCGACATCCAGACGGTAGTCAGACTGGCACTGTCGCGAGCCCCAGCGGAAGCTGCAGTAGGATGCAGGTGCACTCGGGCTTTAAGAGCAGCGACCCTCACATCAGTGACCCCCATTCGGCCACTCCATCCG AAACCGCATCAGATCAGAGCGATATTGAGAGCCGCATTCGCGCCCTCAAGGACGAGCTCCGTAAGCGCAAAACGGTGGTCTACCAGCTGAAGAAAGAGCAGAAGAAAAGACATAAAGAACGGCTGAAGGCTCAGGAGGCTAGTCTGCTGAAACAGCTCGAG TCATACAATGACTTCATTCAGAAGACCAAGGCTGAGCTGAGTAAAGAGCCTGACAACACTCCAACTACTAAACCTCAGATTAAAACTCCCACGTCAGCCACTGAAAAGCCTCGAATAAAACCTCCTCCTCTTCAGAG GCCTGAGACTAGCAAAAACTGGAAGATTGTCACAGAATCTGAGAAATCGGTGCCCACAGAGACGTCAGCTGAGAAAG ATGACGTTGGACCATCAGAACATCACAAATACACATCACAACATGAGGACTTTACCTCAGACGAAGATCCTCCTACTGTTACCCCAACCCCAGTTGTGGGAAGCCCAGAACATATGGATGATTTGAGGAGTTTGCACAGTCCAGACTTGCCTAGCCACCATTTAGAGGATGCACCTCCGCTTCTAGAGCATTTAGTTAGGACAGGAGCCAGTGACCACCTCTCAGGAGATGAGAGCATGGTCTCTAGCCAAAAGTCAGATATCATGGAGGAACTGGAGTATGTCAAGTCTGAAGTGTCTGAGAGTGACATCTCTGACCAGCACTCTGATCCTCAGCTTAAACTGGATCTTGAGTCTCAGATCTTAAAGGATGTGGATGTTAAAACTGAAGAGGAACGGTTGTCTGGGAAGGATGAAAAGCCAGCATTTCAAATTGTTGTAGATGTTGGAGAGAGCTCCAGATTTGAAATGGACATTAATGCATCTCCTACTGAGGAATCAAAAGATCTAGACTACCCGTTAGCTGAGAAGATGCCATCAGTCATGGATCGTTCTTACACCCCTGACTTCATGTTGTCCAAGAAAGAGGATTCACCAAAGATCAAAGAAACACCGTCTCCTGGTGATGGATATAATGATGACTTTGATTCTTCTTTTGAATCATTCAAGGAGGATATCCATGAATCAAAACCTGCATCACCTTCTTCCCCAGAACCCAAGAAGTCATCTTACAAGTCCCCTACGTACAGTAGCGAAGAGGAAATTGAAGAAGAGCTAAGTATCCGATCAGGAAGTACTAATGGGAGCTTCCAAGCAGAAAGTCATGCAGACTTCAATAGACTTGGTAAGGTCTCCAAAGAGGATGTCTACAGCTCCTCAAAATGTCCAGCTTCTCCTCAAGAGCCAACCTTGCCAATAAACGATGAGTTGCCAAGCTTCTGCGTTGGAGACAGAGTTCTGGTGAGTAACGTTCAACCAGGAACCCTAAGATTTAAAGGACAAACCAACTTTGCCAATGGATTTTGGGCTGGGGTTGAACTGGACAACCCTGAGGGAAGTAATAAAGGAACTTATGATGGGGTTGTGTACTTTGAGTGTAGGGAAAACCATGGAATATTCGCCCCACCAGACAAGATCTCTCGTCTTCCAGAGAAGTTCGAGGCCAGCGCAGATACAGAAGATGAAGATTCTTCATTTGATGACCAACTGAACAAGAAACCCAATTGCTCAGAGAAGAAGGAAGAGCATAGAAATCTCCAAAACATGAAAGGACAAAAATCTGACCTAGAGTTGCATCCCGAGAGCAAAGAACCTTCTGGTGAGCCGTTTAAACCCAACTTCGAACAGAATAACCTGGATTCGAATGATATTGACTTCAATATTGAGGATTTTGACAAAGGTCCACACACAGTGCCTAATGGCAGAGGCATCATTCTGGAATTTGGGGAAGCATCAGTTGATGAAGAGGTTCCATTCCTAAATAATTTGGATAAATGGTtgtctaaaaaacaaaaacaggaaaatgaaCAAACAGCAGTTATTTTGGACCTGTTAGAAGAGGATGAGAAATCCAGAGTCGACGGCCTTCCGAAATCTACAGATATATCTATCGAGGAGGCCAGTGTTGATACGAGAGAGGACTTGAATAACAAAAGAGCTTTGACCACCCTTGCGGATAAACTTGTGGAAAACTTTTTAAGTGACGCTGTGAATCAATTCCAGAAGATCAAGAAAGATAAAGAGGAGAAGTTATCAGCTGCTAATCAGTTGAAAAGAGACTTCATCAATGAAGATGATGGACTTAGGAGCAACAACTTTAAGTCTCAAAATAGATCCAATACAAGGACAGACAACTTCCGCACTTTCTTTGATGAAGACCAGGAAGAACTTTCATCTCCTGAGCATTGCAACAGACCT GAAAGCCCCTTCTTGGGTACAAGTGGACAGGAAGAGCTAGCTAAACGTCTGACGGAGCTCGAGCTGAGCCGTGAGCTCTTCGATAGCCTCGGAGACGATCAAGACTGGTTTGATGAGGATTTTGGTCTCAGTTCAcggaaacaacaacaacagaaacaaaaacagcagaaaGATGGGATTTCTACCTCTCTGAGTTCAGGGGAGCAAACCAAAACGCCACCGAGGCCTGAGCTTCCCTTGCAGATGAAACAACCAGAAGAGCCTGCTATGATTGTTCCTCACACTGTCCAGGAGGTGAAGAAACTGGTCGGCGCTGCCACACTAGAGATCTGGAAAAGCTGCAAGCTGGGTAATGGTAGACCAAGTCTGGCTGGAGTACCTAAACCTCAACCTTCCGATAATTTTCTGGGAGAAGATGCCAAAGCCAATGACCAGGAATCTCAGTGCAAACAAAGCTACAAACTA GCCGTCTTTGATTTATCATGGGAGGTCATTAAAGACATCTATGCAGAAGATCCAAAAGTTGATCAGCCACAATGGATGAAGCCACATCGCCTTAATTCCAACTACTTCCATCGAGTGAAATGCCCCAACGACATCACGACAGTTCAG GAATTTGTTACCGTTGAGGTTTTAAAGTTGTGTGGGCTAAGAAAAGAACAGAATCAAAAAACAGACTGGCAGAAGATGATCAAATTTGGCCGTAAGAAACGAGACCGGGTTGACCACATTCTA GTCCAGGAGTTGCATGAGGACGAATCTCAGTGGGTGAACTACGACGAGGATGAACTTTTTGTAAAGATGCAGCTAGCTGATGGGATTTTTGATGCCTTGCTTAAAGACACAGCTGACGTTCTGACGCAAATCCAAGAGAATCGATCCAAAAGAACTCTCTGA